TTTCCATAGCCTATGCTTTCGAAGCCACGCGGATCTTCAACCCCCCGGCGATCGCCGATCCGCTGGGACCGCGGGCCTTCCCCCAGTTCCTGGGGATCGTGGGTGTCGTCCTGTGCATCGCCATCCTCCTAGGGCGGCCGGCCGAGGACGGGTTGCCGATCACCCCGACGGTGTTGCGCGAGATGGCCAGCATCCTGGCCGCGCTGGCCGCCTACACGCTGCTACTGCCACGCCTGGGGTTCGTACTGGCCACCACCGGGCTACTGACGGCGGGGTTTGCCTATGC
This DNA window, taken from Armatimonadota bacterium, encodes the following:
- a CDS encoding tripartite tricarboxylate transporter TctB family protein codes for the protein MEMRADRVFVALLLVISIAYAFEATRIFNPPAIADPLGPRAFPQFLGIVGVVLCIAILLGRPAEDGLPITPTVLREMASILAALAAYTLLLPRLGFVLATTGLLTAGFAYAGARRPVIPAVIYAVLVHLLFTRLLGMRLPTGILPWL